The Rosa chinensis cultivar Old Blush chromosome 7, RchiOBHm-V2, whole genome shotgun sequence DNA segment CATAAGATAGGGTGAATATGCTGCTTCACCCCAAGGGGTGAACCTGAGAATTGTTCTGTAATCCCATAGTAATGTATATtagttatattattattaaattattttttctcttttctgataATTTGTTACGTTAACTATAGTTAGTTGATGGTTATGGTTATCACCACGTTAGGGTTAGCGGTGAGTAAATTTGAATCTTACTAGCTGGCTTGCAATTCCAACGTGTGTTAATGATGTGAACATTAACGTTAATTACAAGCCGGGTCATGATCAATTGCATGGCCAGAAAATTGACGACTTTGAAGAAGCTAGCAAACAATTCTTCAAACTGACCTCTATTTCAGTCTTTCTATAATTAACACCCATAGTTGACCTGAATCTTGCCTTttacaaaaccctaaccctgacCCTACCCCACCCACGACGCACCTCTCTGAGAATGGAACAGAAACTAAGCTCCGGTGATTGGAGGTTAATGATTAATTCAAATCCGAGAGTCTATTTGTGGGGCCAATCAATGTTTTTTGACCACGAATTAACGAACCAAAATTATGAAAAGAACCCCCATGTGACTTTCGGCAACCTACGAAACTTCAACGACGGTGTTTGCCTGTTTGGACCGATCTTTGCGGCTTCAACTCTTGAAGCTAttatttcatatattttttcatGTTATCTCAAACGTTGACGTTGAATTCTTCTCCCATTTTCTCAGTttgattttactttttttaacaagattaattaaaattaaaagtagTTGCAGTTTGTGTATGATTCTGTCACCACTAGCTAGCTGCAATTGGGGAATGGGTTAAGTTGACATTTCGAGGGTTTGAATAATTTATAAGGGTTTCAGTCAAATACTGCAGGCTGTCTCTGTATAAGAAGAGGAGTCCCTCACAATTGATgacaagaaaggaaaaaaaagaaaggagaaagCTAAAGAGATAAAGGATATAATGGAGGCTGCCGTGAAAAAATCTTATCATGGAGATCAAGAGCAGGAAGAGAAGAGAGTAGTACTGCTTGAATCTAGGACTGCTActgctcttgatgatgatcaTCATGGAGAAGGTCGTTATAGCAGAGAAGAACTTGTTATCAAAGTAAGTAATGAACTATAACTATATTGCATCGATCTGTTTCTTTGTAAGTTAGTTTATGGATCGAGATAGAAGATCTCAGGGAAGAACTTATAATATAAGCACTAGTTAAAGGATTACAGGCATATGATCGACAAGcatatctatatatacatatatatatataatcaaaattaattgttgtggaTCTGTGTATTATAGGCTGGAAATGAAGGAGCAGGACAGGAGAATAACGAAATGAAATCATCTTCACCAAACCAAAAAGATTTGAGTTGCGGCAAGCAGGTAATTTAAACTGATCGAAACCTCCATCGATCATTTAAGAAAATATTGCACCTTTTCTTAAAATTAAGAGGAAATTAATTAGGGGTAGTAATTTTGAAACAATCTCATCCACCGATATCTTTAGTATTTTCCCTTCATATTTCTATTCAAGAAGAGGATAACACATGGTTATGAAAATAACAGCAGAGCGAGCTACATTGATCTTTTGGCAATATTAGATCTTGTACGTAGTCTAAATTAACCATTTGTTAAGGTCTGACCATGATCTATctgataaaaattaaaaaaagaaagaagaaaactttTAGGCCATAGAATTAATTATTCCCCTTCTGCAAAGTAAACCATTAAATTGATCATGAGGTTAATAATTATTCAAACGTacaatgatgtttgtttaaCTGGCTGTTTAGTGTATATGTCTACAGTCCTTGAACTTTAATTAATCCTCAATGATTATGCTTAATTGAACAGATATCAACCACGAGCAACATAAAAGGGTCCTCTTCGGTTGAACCTGATCATTCAGTGGCTTCTAATTCGTCAAGCCTAAAGGAACAGGTACTCAGAGCTTTTTCAAGTACttgtttgtttaattatataaatCTTTGATAATATTAATTGGCATCCGGGATGAAGAAATCAAAGCCTAGCttgtttgtttaattatataaatCTTTGATAATATTAATTGGCATCCGGGCTGAAGAAAATCAAAGCCTAGTACTAATTTAGTTAACttttcaaaactctaattctATAGGATTATCAGCTAGAATCTGCTAGGGCCGAAATGGGTGAGGTGAGAGAAGAAAACCAAAGGCTGAAGAAGTACTTAGACAGAATGATGGAGGACTACCAAACACTCCAAATGCAGTACCATGACATTCAACAGAAAGCAATTAAATCCAGTAAGGATGACAATGCAACCAATAATCATCAAGACGACGATGAATCCGAGCAGCTTGTCTCCCTCAGCCTCGGATCTTTTTCCAGCAAGCGGAAAAAGGTCGAGGAAAAGAACAAAAGCCCTAGTACTCAAGAAGGGAAAGAAAAGGATACAGATGATGAAAAGAGCTTGTCTTTGGGACTAGACTGCAAATATGAAGCACCTGCTAAATCAAGTAGTGCTACAACTGATCAGGTGCCCTTGTCAAACCCTAGCCCTTCAAGCAGCGTTGAAGAAGTACGCAAAGAAGAAGCAGGCGAGACATGGCCACCGAAAAAAGTTCTCAAGACCATGAGAAGTATAGAAGATGAAGTTGCGCAGCAGAACCCAGTAAAAAAAGCTAGGGTTTCAGTCAGGGCTAGATGTGACACCCCAACGGTTAgtatttatacaaataatttagtaataattaattaattactttatATGTACTTATTGACATGCATAATGgagtttattaataaaataccTGATTGACTTTGGACACAGATGAATGATGGATGCCAGTGGAGGAAATATGGACAGAAGATTGCAAAAGGAAACCCTTGCCCTAGAGCATACTATCGTTGCACCATCGCACCATCATGTCCAGTAAGGAAACAGGTAACATGCGCGAACTTGTCTAttacatatattatatatacatgATTCGTATATGTGGTCTAAATATGTAATTCACATTGTATTCATgatatttttctttgatttttaggTGCAAAGATGCGCGGATGACATGTCCATCTTAATCACCACGTACGAAGGAGCACACAATCACCCACTTCCACTGTCAGCCACCGCCATGGCTTCCACCACCTCTGCTGCCGCTTCCATGCTGCTGTCCGGCTCATCATCCAGCTCGTCCCTGCCTGGCCTGAACCCCTCGGCTGGGGCCACAACTGCGGCTGCTGACCTTCGTGGATACAATTACTATGTTTCAGATAACTCAAGATCGAGATTCTACATACCCAACtcttccatgtcatcttcactaCCAACCATCACCTTGGACCTCACTTCAAAcccatcctcctcttcctcatcccaGTTGAATAAATTTGCTTCATCAACTTTAAATTCTGCCCACCAAGTACCATACCCTCCCACCAGCCTCAACTTTGGTTCTTCTGATCAATCCAACAACACCATGCCATGGACTAACAGTGGGTTCCTTTCCTATGGAAATGGGACCCAGTTACCCTACAACAACAAGAATCCTATTATTGGaaggcagcagcagcagcctaTGCAAAACAGCATGTACCAAAACTACATGCAGAAGAACAATCCAACTCCTCAACAGTTTCAGTTACCGGATCCAATTGCGGCCGCAACAAAGGCAATTACAGCGGATCCAAGTTTTCAATCTGCCCTAGCAGCCGCACTTACATCAATCATTGGCGGTAGTAGTAATGGTGGGAGTGGAAGTAGCAATAATAATCAGAATGCAGGTGGAGATCACTTTAATAACATCATGGCTCAGAAATTGAAATGGGGTGAGCACTTCCCGGGAATTAGTAGTAGTAACGGTCCTACTGCTTCTTCCTATCTGCAAACAGCAATTAAAGGGAACAATATTACTGGATGTGCATCAAGCTATTTGAACAAACCGAATTCTTCATCTGTGAATATTTCGCAGCCCGGGAGTTTGATGTTTCTGCAGCCACCTAATTCATTGCCATTTGCCACCCACAAGAGTGCGTCTACATCTCCGAGTGAGGATCACAAGAGTTGATATATGCTATATAtagactcctttttttttttcctgaatatTTGTTAATTTGTAATATTGATTCGAGGAATTACTTCAGGCAAGGTTCCATGCATCATCAAATTGTGTATTAAACTTTAGTGTTTTTACTAGATGAGTACTAGAGTAGTGGTGTTGACTGTGGTATTCATTACCAGCTCACATTAGCTTGTACTTTGATCAGGAATTATGTATTTACACGACCTAATTGGTAAGATGTATATCATATTTACTCGTGTGTATATTCTCATGCCTGCTAATTAGCCCTGAGCCTCGAGCCTGCTTATGCCTTGGTCGCCCTTAGACCACATATATAGACCCTGCTCACGCCTTGGTCCTGTCTAAGCCTCAGCCCGGCTTGATCGTTACGTGGTCAGGTTCTTCGACCATCTTTGTGCCTTTTGTTGCCCTAATTGATCTTGTATTCACCCGGGCATAAGTAGAGCCGCATAGGGTGATTGAGAAAATGACGATCTCCGAtttaattgatttttctttttaatatagATAAATTCTAAAACTAAATGCATGTTTTTGGAAAAGTGAATGGTTGTAGTAACGACACTaaattgagaagaaaaaaaataataattagaaatttgttcaagtaaattcagaatatatgtctggcccaaactccaagttacttgacctagttgtaatacggtttagaattagagatatttatagatatccgattaattgtacgattatcttttcttgtacaactctgattctatgtcttgcaatcctctatataaagagacccctattatcaatgaaagcacgactcaattctctcccaattcagttttccttaaacacattatcagcacgaagccctaaccttgaaacaaatagccaaaccctgattcaaggagctaaaaccctaaatctgaATACAAAACTTTGAAACCTTTTCTGCCTCCGACACAGAACTTGAAGCCCTCGAccccaggaatccagaaccggcggtAGAACCGGCcagaaacctaccgaaccggccatcTGAAGCTCCAAACCACCCGCAGCAAATACTCTACCGGTTCACCACTTTTCGGACCTCCTATttctaccaaatttttccaacAGCAGCCCTTCGATCCTAGGAtccaggaaccggaagaaaaatttcaaaaacagaCCTATAACTTGCTGAACCGGCCGACTGAATGTCCCGCagaaggaaaagagaaaaaaaaaaaaaaaaaggaggaaagaGAAGCCCAGAAGGAAGAAGTGACGCGGctcagagagaagaaaagaaaaaggtggCCCACTGCAACAGGCCCAAGCCGCTGACGTCACTGctctctgccacgtcagcactggCGACAGGTCACCGCCGGCGACTTTTTCAGGCCaatttttccggcgacctatttcaaggtaatttttactaaaagttctcgtttttgaagttgggagaattccacaaatagtcactcaactatgactcattcgacactttggtccctcaagtttcaaatatatcattttggtcactcaactattacactgtcaatcactttagtcacccaatgagtatttttttttctcactttaatcacttctcccaatcattGTAATACATAGttatcaatttttcacaattggtttgatgaaaatatcattaatgttgtgtgaaataattttttttaatgaaaaaaattaacaaagtgactaaagtaattgacagtgtaatagttgagtgaccaaagtgatatattatttgaaacttgagtgaccatttgtggaattttccatttgaagtttttattgtttttctcttctttttgtcggggacttgcaaactcccttcttctaccccctttcttgatcataggggagacctaattaagccgaactatgggggttcgtgctcactccaagcttggagcttggagcttgttgagatatttaaacttaaagtttgtagagaatttatgatcgaccacttacgtcattgtttcaatctaatccaatacctctgaattggaattgaatttcttggaagcgattacgctaaaaaattcctaatttcttgagagcgattacgctaagaaattttatgttttcgtggtaactTTTcctgctccgaaactaacccttcttcttattctcttttaggatgagtaacctgaacaaattggactttgctccattatgaacaactggctctggatatcacaggtggtttcgtgatgtctgccagtatctcaaggccgatagaattctggatatgattctcgagcctagctaggacgtgctaactgttgagcaagcgcaatctttggaagcaaatagagcagccttagaggcaaataaggtgaaagtcatcatcctaatgactcgtcatatggatgattcactccagtatGAGTGTGTGAATGAAGAAGTCCCCAGAATGCTAtgggtctcacttgaagaaagatttggcaatctccgtgactccctgcttcctgacttagaagtgagatgacatagcctctgcttctgtgatttcaagtcagttattgactacaactcggaagcacttcacattaaatccttaatggaattttgtggtaactagatcacagatgtgatgttgattgaaaAGACTCTCTTTATCTTTCtcgtctctacattgatgattgctaagaactatcgaatcgatgttactacaggacggatcacaaggtttcatgagcttattggagctatgaatgtcgctgaaaagcatgacaacatccttgtgaaaaactataatttgagatccgtggaaatagagTATATTCAAGAattcaattatagtcgcgcccctaagaaaGGGCGCTAAGAGGGAAACCCTAAtattagggatacttctggacgttttggcccatataatcactctacttgggaaggaaatcgccaaaataggtgaacactGAATCAAataggtcaacgtggaaagggAAATAGAGGCAAcgccaacactaagagccatctaaatgacgttttcagagcgcctcaatcaatggagtttgagcaaagagatgtatgttctcgatgtggagtatccggtcattggaaaaacatttgtagagctcgggaagaaattgtcaccacctagaaagcatattgtgaagcaaaagAAGcttactatgtggaacaagaagattaagaagatgatcaagagtgaagggttgaagactacaaatcttgcgtgatcaatagatcgtcaattctattaggtctttatttttccaagagatgtgaTATGCAATTTCCATAtgttttgtagtaaatgtcattggtttagtttttcttcacataggctcatccaaaatgagtatgatgtctaggaaggttttgagataagtgatacttaagcgagccttgctccactgacatctctctactcacctactcacctttgttttgcattagctagcatttgatTAGATTCTcgtaatggttaagagacaatgatgtactccgttgacttatgaataaaatttcgagtttttttcattatgactctattttgattctgagcatattactttgtgactacgatggctggcccatcaatattaattcaaggacatggaatagcccaagttccccttgccaaatggcacattgataactgtcacaaaaactctctacgctcctagagCAAATAGTACCTATGAATAGCGaacagattccatgcgaaaacacatgtagagaacggaaatgagttcctttgcaatacctctaatgattgcgaacaaaaaCGCATCTtaaagaagtttatgtgtctctctagtggactttatgtcattattcgagctattaaatccaataaagttataagAGATGATCTCTTGGGTTTAGACACATAATGGCTTTGTtacgacatgataggtcatcttGGTCATGATGattcgtctactaaagacttcacacggacatccattttttcgagcgaaatgaagcatgaatcaaaagttgattcctagactaagtgtgaccgccgccgctCCCTCTTGCGCCGCCGCTGTCCACCACTAGCCttgggctggcacagtccctatccatgacgccatggatgggttccatcatggtgatgactcctcaggtgatgctgcaatcaccaactttgcttcaaatagcatttcagacactcaggcctaaccaaaatcctcattggttgcttctaaagcctctcgctcgttttacaaagcctattCCTTagagaaattaggactgagaccgtcctatgcaaaggatatgaaaatactcattatgttcttacatagaatccatggggattctatggattgattcaaccaacttgcggacatttaaatatctcatgatgttggttgacgagcaaacacgctggtcacgtgttgtgccgttgtccacttgtaatgctgcttatgctacactcctagcacatatcatatgacaacgggctcactccccggatcattttattccgtcaattggacttgacaatgctataGAGTTTACaacgaagactttcgatggttattgcattgggactgatgttggacatcatattcccatgaccACAcacaaatggtctcgcagaaacaACTATAATGGTAGTTCggatattggtaatgcacaccaatctccttatatccgcttggggtgatgcaatattgcatgcaactatgctaattcgtctactacCTATCGACACTCAATGTATctctacgttacagctagtgactgggtacaagtatttcgtATTTACTCACATTTGAGtgagtcatttatgtgccaattgcgccgccacagcacaCTATGATAAGTCCTTGTAAACGAATGGGCAAccaagttggatttgagactccaacaatcatccgccacttagatctccttactgctagatttgcgggttgtcactttgatgagacattcttattgtcgttagggggagataagaacacagatgttcagcaggaacgataagaattgtcgtggtctatccccactatgtctcatctggTCACTTCCCTATTAAAGTGAAGAGATTACATATATCTGctacaaatatgcctgcaaggatggacgtccctactaGAGGACGTATCGCCACCCTACACGgtggtaggcatggcgccaacgctaaagagagtggcactatgGTGTtatcactacaaaaaagaattcgtTTGGCTTCACCAGTTAGCGTCGGCGTGAGAATGCCGTCGCCGTTGATCTAAAATTCGCTACGGCAAATGCAGCGTcgcaaagagaaaaattatttgccacGGCATGACATTGCCGTCGCATAAATATACCCTCAATAGCTACGGCATATTCTTTCCGTCGCtaaatttctttaattttagCTACTAGAATACGTGCCGTCgtgtattttcattttatacattttcttctgttttatttttctgaCGCTTGGGTGGATATAAGTGCCAAAATTAAACATGTCGGCAAGCTTTTTAGGTTTTCTGGGTTCATAAACTTTGTTCTTGTTCTCGCTCCCTCCATCTGCTATTTCCCGCTCACTCCATCCAGTCCCCACAACGAAGTCGACCATAGCAATCCGCGAAATCGACATCTGCCAGTTCAACTCCACCTCCTTcctatttttcttcctctttctccATATTGAATCCGTCGCTCAAACTCTAAACTCTAATACCCAGAAATCAATGAGATCTGTCTGTCTCTTGCGTTGTGGCCTGCATCTTGTCTTGTGCTTTTGAGTGGGTATGCATATTATCTCCCTTGTTAGTTCAATTTTGTTAGTTTTTGGaatcaattttgtttattttgagtTGTGGGATTCAGGAAAAATATGCTATTACAAAATCAACCAGTGGTGATCGCTTTTATGAAGTTATAGCTGAATCTGCCGAAAAAACCACAAGCTCTATCAGCCTCCAATCTACCGCCGCGTCTGAGCCTTAGCTAGAGTAGAGATGAAGGTTGTTCCCGCATATTTGCTCGCTGTTTTGGGCGGCAACGCCAGCTCCTCCGCCAAGGACTTGAAGTCCATTCTCGCCTCCGGTAAATTTCTATCTTTGTTTCTTCAATTTCATTCCAGATCTGTACAACTAATTGTTCTTGCTTTGGCTAGGTCTAATAGTTCATTTCCTAATGTTTCTGATTTCAGTTGAATTAACTGAATGAAAAATTTGAACTGATTCAATTGGAATTGTAACTGCACAGCCATATTAGTTGTCGTTGGATCTGTCACTCGGTGATGGCTGATCTCCGGGCACTTCCTAGTCAGAAACCAACATCAGTTTCTATTCCCGTATTATGCACGACCGGTTGATTTGCTTAAGGTTTGTTAGATCTCGCCTCTGTTGATATACATGTTTAGTATTCGGATCCGGAAATcttttgaatttctgatttACCATTTTATATTTAGATAAGGATATGCTATTGTTTTTCTCTGTGGCTTTTAttgttgatttttgtttttccaaTTTCTAGTTAGATTTCTTCTTTAATACTGAGCAGTTGGTTACAGAAGCAATATAAACCAGCTTATTAGACATACTGTTGATACTATCTGTAATGAACCATGAGACTATCTGAAATTGTGTACTTTTTCTCGAATGCTAGTGTTATTGCTAATATGTTTGCCTTGTTTACAGTGATCTCATGAGGAATTTTCTTAGTGGTAATATACTGAGTGAATGGGCTTCAACAAAGTTGGAATATATGTAAATTCAATTCTTAACTCCATATTCTTTGTTGTCCAATAATGGCTTATAATGATTGAATTAAGACTTTGAGTAAACTGCAGGTCCTTTAATGTGAACAACTTAACTGGACCAATCTCTACCTTCTTGGGATACATCAGCACTCTAAAATACTTGCATGCTCTGCTTCTATCTCCATCTAATTCTTCATTCTGTTTGTTAAATcaagtttaatttttgtttgattCAGCTTGCTTTGATGAAAAGGAGAATATGTTTTCAGGAACCTTGAGACTAACATGTTTTCTGGAACTGTTGCTCTTGAGCTTGGGAAATTGCTTAACTTGCAGAATCTGGAAGCTCCTTCTTTTCAACCCCagtttgttttactttttttgtttttgttttaagtaTTAACTAGTTGAATAAGCAAGTACCAACTGATAAGTTGGCTTTGGTGTCTACAACATTATTAGTACAAACAATCTCACAGGAGTACGTAATGCATGTACATTATTATATGCTTTGTTTAATTTCTCAGAAAACTCCAAAGGACAAGAAAGCAACTTTACTGGTCCATGGGCTTGTAGATAAGGTATTGTACCTTACTACTAgtgattattattttgttttggctGAAGAAAGTGTAGCATTTATCGGATGTATTGGAGAAACGTTAATGGCCTACATCAGTATAAATCAGAATGCTGAGGTGCAGTTGGTTTATTTTCTTTCAGACAGAGTGATATTATCTATTTATTTGAATTACAGGTTATTTCAGGTGTCTTGGACATTCTAAATCTTCAGATTCCTCCATTTGTTCGGATAGATCTTTTTCATATCATTCTAACTCAAGCGTTGAGTATAGGTAATCTAAATTCATGCTTATTTAAATAGTTTGTACTTGGGTTTAGAGACTGAAACATGCATGCTTGTATTGTATCTGAAGTATATGCTTTGTGTActtttgttcttttggttctaAAATAGATCATTGTACAAGTTCTATAATTGTTGGGATGCTTCAACCAGGTTTACTTTGTTGGGATGCTATAAAGTCTTGTACATATGGCCGGGGGAAAGAGAAAACTCATTATCTTTATTCATTACCCTACTACAGAATCATTCCTTCAGTCTCACTGTCTGCTAATTGGCATGGTATATGCGGTAGTCACACCACTTCTGCTCCCATTTCTGATTGGCACTTCTGTCTGGGCTATGTTGTATATATAAATCAGGTTGATATTCTAACTTTGCTTTTAAAATCAAAGTTCGTTATTGTTATTATTCTCATCATTGTTGGTGTTGTTATTTGTATCGGGATTGAGATTGCAGTAGCAGTAGTACTATTACTTTTACACATACACATCCTTTTATAGATATGTCTCTCCCCATGCCCTATTCTATTTTCGTATATTAaaatcaaaaaagaaagaaacatagactctttctctttctgtttATTCAGTCTTTAGAAGTTC contains these protein-coding regions:
- the LOC112177149 gene encoding WRKY transcription factor 72A; translation: MEAAVKKSYHGDQEQEEKRVVLLESRTATALDDDHHGEGRYSREELVIKAGNEGAGQENNEMKSSSPNQKDLSCGKQISTTSNIKGSSSVEPDHSVASNSSSLKEQDYQLESARAEMGEVREENQRLKKYLDRMMEDYQTLQMQYHDIQQKAIKSSKDDNATNNHQDDDESEQLVSLSLGSFSSKRKKVEEKNKSPSTQEGKEKDTDDEKSLSLGLDCKYEAPAKSSSATTDQVPLSNPSPSSSVEEVRKEEAGETWPPKKVLKTMRSIEDEVAQQNPVKKARVSVRARCDTPTMNDGCQWRKYGQKIAKGNPCPRAYYRCTIAPSCPVRKQVQRCADDMSILITTYEGAHNHPLPLSATAMASTTSAAASMLLSGSSSSSSLPGLNPSAGATTAAADLRGYNYYVSDNSRSRFYIPNSSMSSSLPTITLDLTSNPSSSSSSQLNKFASSTLNSAHQVPYPPTSLNFGSSDQSNNTMPWTNSGFLSYGNGTQLPYNNKNPIIGRQQQQPMQNSMYQNYMQKNNPTPQQFQLPDPIAAATKAITADPSFQSALAAALTSIIGGSSNGGSGSSNNNQNAGGDHFNNIMAQKLKWGEHFPGISSSNGPTASSYLQTAIKGNNITGCASSYLNKPNSSSVNISQPGSLMFLQPPNSLPFATHKSASTSPSEDHKS